A single Acropora palmata chromosome 5, jaAcrPala1.3, whole genome shotgun sequence DNA region contains:
- the LOC141881851 gene encoding radial spoke head 1 homolog, whose amino-acid sequence MSDIGSEEFEEDEGINLGEYEGERNENEERHGFGKATLPNGDTYEGHYANGKRHGNGTYRFKNGAKYVGEYVKGKKHGQGTFWYPDGSRYEGGWVEDRRNGHGIYTYPNGDMYDGDWYEHQRHGQGIYTYSATGTKYTGSWVHGKRDGMGELIHSNHRFVGNFADDNLQGSGKYRFDIGCEQHGEFVLEEQIQEGETEEDESLTVLTAKWKCSSLTEIEPAKVG is encoded by the exons ATGTCGGACATTGGATCTGAAGAGTTTGAAGAAGACGAAGGAATTAACCTTGGG GAGTACGAAGGCGAACGAAACGAAAACGAGGAGCGACACGGATTCGGCAAAGCAACTCTTCCAAACGGTGACACTTATGAAGGACACTACGCGAACGGCAAACGACACGGAAACGGTACATACCGCTTCAAAAACGGTGCCAAGTACGTAGGGGAATACGTTAAAGGCAAGAAACACGGCCAAGGCACGTTTTGGTATCCAGATGGCTCACGTTACGAGGGTGGCTGGGTTGAGGATCGTAGAAATGGCCACGGCATTTACACCTACCCAAACGGGGACATGTACGATGGAGACTGGTACGAACACCAGCGTCATGGACAGGGCATTTACACGTACTCGGCGACTGGGACCAAATACACGGGATCATGGGTTCACGGGAAACGGGACGGAATGGGAGAGCTCATTCACTCCAATCACAGATTCGTCGGCAACTTTGCAGATGATAATCTTCAAGGATCGGGTAAATATCGGTTTGATATTGGCTGTGAACAGCACGGAGAGTTCGTGTTGGAAGAACAGATTCAAGAAGGCGAGACAGAGGAAGACGAATCGCTCACTGTTTTGACAGCGAAGTGGAAATGTTCAAGCTTAACTGAGATTGAACCGGCAAAAGTAGGATGA